From the genome of Psychrobacter sp. M13:
ATTTGGATGCGAGCGCTGTATCGCCTACTGGCGTGCGCGGTATTATGATGCTGACCAACGTTACTGCTAAAGAGATGGGCGTCGCTGATCGCGTTGATCCTTATCAAAGTATTGGTGGCGGCGCGCGCTATCTTAAGCAAGTAAAAGCAGACTTTGCAGATGTACCCAAAAGGGATAGAGTTTGGTTTGCCTTAGCAGGCTACAATATGGGGCCTAATGCGGTTAAACGTATTCAGCGTAAGCTACGTGCACAGGATATAGATGATAAGAGCTGGGCAAATGTATATTCTTATATGTCTGAAAATAAAGCAGATAACAGTCGCTATGGACAAGCAATGCATTACGTCAGCAATATCAGAAGTTATCTCGAAACGATTAAGACCCAGACCGTTTAATCGTTTCTGTTAATGCATTAGTCTTTGTAAGGTGTGCTCCATCGCACTGTCAGCTAAGATACAACCGCTAATCAGTAGTTAGTCAATCGAATTCATATCTCTTAACCATGTAAAAAGGCGACTCTTAATAGAGTCGCCTTTTTAGTGCTAATCGCTTTAAAACACAGTATTAACGATTAGGAACCGTTAGCTTCTGACCACGCTGGAGCATAGTATCCGCTGCAATACTATTCATATCAGCCAGCTCTTTGGTTGAGACACCATACTTACGTGCCAGTCCAATTAAGCTGTCACCTGAGCCTACCGTATAGCTAACGGTAACTTTAGGAACTTTGAGGGTTTGTCCGCGTTGCAATTGTGCATTAGCCGCAATGTCGTTAGTTGCTGCTAAGTCCTGCACAGATACGCCGAAGCGCGCTGCTAAAGCAATCAAACCATCACCCGATTGTACCTTGTAGTTTTCAGTGTTGCCTAGCTTCTTGCCATTACTGCTGCTAGAGGTGCTGGTTTTATTACTACTGGTATTGCTACTCGTACTGCTGCTAGATGATGAACCACCGCTACCATTAGCAGGAATAGTCAAGCTGCGCCCTAATATTAAGTTTGAGTTAGTGCTTAGATTATTAGCTGCTGCCAAGTCACTTACGCCAATCTTGTAACGATTGGCCACCCCAATTAAGGTATCACCTGATTGAATCTTGTAGCTGACAGGCTTGTCATTGAGCTTGATATCTACTTGAGCTTTAGACGCTGGCACTTTTATCGTTTGACCGCGTTGCAGACGTGCGTTGGCATCAAAGCTACTATTAACCGCCGCTACTTGCTCAGCACTCACCCCAATGCTATTGGCAATACCTATCAAAGTTTCGCCTGATTTTACTTTGTAAGAGCTCGTCGCCACTGAGCTGGCACTGCTTGAACTACTGCTGCTTGAGTTACTACTTGTCACACTCGTATCAGCATTAGCAGGGACTTTTAGAGTCTGGCCTACATATAGGGAATCTCTAGCACCGATACCGTTAAGACCCGCTAGTGCTTGGGTCGAAATACCGAACTGTTTTGCTAAGGCAATAAGTCCATCACCTGAGCGCACTTTGTAGTTCTTGGTTGCTATGTTTGGCTTACTTGGAGCGGCAGCTGGCGTGCTAACAGGGGCTTTTACTTTGCCCGGAATCAACCATAACTTTTGCCCTCTGAGTAAATCAGCACGGCTGCTTATATTGTTATAGCTGGCCAACTGAGTGACCGATAGACCAAAGCGATTGGCGGTACCGATAAGCGTATCACCACCTTGTACGACGTAACTCTCAGGCTGGCTGGCTGTTGTAGCGCTAGTACTGCTTATAGGCTCAATGGTTTTGGCATTATATAAATACAGCGTACTACCTGATAATAAATTGGCATTGGCGTCAATCTGATTCCACTCTGCAATATCACGCCAGCTCACGCCAGCTCGGGTAGCAATATTAGATAAGGTATCACCGCGCTTTACCGTATAAGTAGAGCGTTCACCTTGCGGTTTTGGCTTATCGGTAGCTTTATTTGAAAAGGTTATTTTTTTCTCTTTACCACTAGCCTCTAAGATAGACTGCTGGGTTTGGATTGCTGAGAGCTTAATATTACCGTCGACGGCGCTAACGATATCGCGCTGCTCAGGCGTTTGCCGTTGAATCTGTTGAGCAATAAAGTCACGCTCAGCTGCACTTAGTGGTGGCTCTTGGGTAATAGTATTATTACGGGTTATCTGTGCTGAGGTCGTCGGCAAGCTATTGCTGCTCTTAAGTTCAGCATTGATTTTATTGGTTTCACTGCTAGTGATCGGCGGCTCACTACTGACTGACGCATTACTGCTATACACTGAACTGCTGGTCGGCGCTTGAGTCGGTGAGATATAACTCGTCGTTTGCTGCGGGACGCTGGCGCTCGAAGCATACTCCGCTAGTCCACCACCAGTAGAAGGCAGTGAGGAGCTAGTATAAGGCTGATTGTTATAGCTTGGTGTATTATTTGAGGCGCTGCCAGGTGTCGTTGAGGCAATCACATTACTACTACCATTACCTCTTAGGCTGCTCAACTTTGCATCGACATTGAGATCAACGTCATTAGGAATAATCACCCGCTGCGGACCTGACGAGTCAACACGAGAAGAGGTCAATGCGGTATTAAGCCTTTCTAGCTCATCATAACTGACACCCGTCACCTGTGATACCTCAGCTAAGCTGACGCCATAATTAGCAGGCACACTGCGAAAATGTTGACGGTTGGCGATAGCTGGCAGGTAAACCCCAAATTGCTGTGGATCAGCGACGATTTCAGCTACTGCCAAAAAGCGCGGCACATAATTCATCGTCTCTGTTGGTAATCTGAGTGACCAATAGTCGGTCGGTAAGCCTTGCGCTGCATTGGCGTCTATTGCTTTTTGGACACGACCAGGGCCTGCATTATAAGCCGCTAATGCCAGCTCCCATGAGCCAAACTGATTATGCAGAGCGGTCAAAAAGTCATAAGCGGCTCGTGTTGACTCAATGACATCTCGACGACCATCATAGGTACTGCTCTGATTAAGACCATAGATGCGACCCGTACTGGGAATAAACTGCCATAATCCTGCCGCAGCTGCGCTACTAGTTCCACTGGGGTCATAGGAGCTTTCAATGACAGGCAATAGCGCCAACTCAGTTGGAATATTACGACGTTCAGCCTCACGTACTGTATGATAAAGATAACGACTTGCTCGGGCAGTAAGGCGATTTAGATAGTCTTGTCTGCTAGTAAACCAGCCCTTTTGACCTTCGATACGTTGATTATAGGTAGCTTGACCGCCATTCATACGATAGCCTGCACGCAGACGACTCCATAAATCACCGTACTGTTGAATGGCAAGCTTATTGCCCTCAACCATCGTCATGTCACTGGCTTCAAGCAAATCCGCCAGCTCATCTAGGCTATCAGCATCCAGATAGGCTGTTGAATAATCGGTGCCTGTATTGGCGGTAGGCTGAGTCACCACTGGTGGTTGACCAACAGGGCGCTTGGTCACTACTGGTGCCTGTTTGGAGATCGTACCTTGTCTGACAGTCGAGGTATTGCTACAGGCGCTAATGAGTAGCGTTGAAATAACTAGCGTCAAAGGTAATGCGACGAATGAGCGAGATTTGGAGGACACAGTAGACATAATTATTGATATTTCCTAGCAGCGAGTACGGTTAACTTGTATAAGAAACTAAACGGCTTATCTAATAGCACTTTTTAATGAGTAGCTTAATCAGTAGTATAGTATGCAATGCTAGCTAAAAACCATAACTAGCTAAAGATATTGAATTAAATTTTAATTTAGTAATGAGTAAGATGATTATCCCGACATCAATTGTCACAGGCTATCATATCTACTCTAATGACAACTGCTTTGAGTTGCCTTTAATCAATCGATAATTAATCAATGGTCACTTGTGATACTGCTCTAAGTAATACCGCATTGCCGGTGGCTACCGTTAAGGTGACTCGTGAATTAGTAACAAACGAGACATCTTGACCATCTTTGACCCAGCTTTCGGTCGTAGTCACATTGGCTTTTGCCTGTTCACCAGTCGTCACGATATTATTAATGCTAATCTCATAACGATAATTGGACGTTTGATTCCAGCCTGTTTGTAGCAGTTTTAGGTAGGCGTCTTTGTCTAAACTAGTCGATTTGCCTTTTCTAGATAAAGAAATCAGCGCGTCATCAGACACCAAACGTGCCACTTGATTAATATTTTTGCTGTTGGCAGCCGATTTCATGGCAGATGAGTAATTCTGAACTAAGCTATCTGTCATAGTCGCCGCTTGCGCGCTGATAGCAAAAGTGCTGGCGACCGCTGCTAGGGCAACGATACTGGTACTTTTAATGAGTAAAGCGAATAGACCTTTTTCCCATAGTTTTTTCATTATAATCCTTAGCAATAATAGTGGTTAAGCATGCAGCATTAAATATTTATATTTCAAGATTTAACTGACCTTAGGTTATAGTTATTCCTAAATCTTAATACAAATTATTTAGCCGTTTTTTTAGCCTAGCTTTAGCGTATCATTAATTTATCACAACCATGTAACACCCTGTGTGAGTATTGATATAACACGCTTATGCCTTTCTTATAATAACTTATAATAAAGTTTATACATCTATAATAGTCTTATCATAAAATAAAATGAAAGTTGCCTTTAGGCTCTAAAAGTCAAAACTACATTCTAGCCTCATTATTTTGTTTTTCATGCTCTTCATCATCACTAAGTTTCATACCCAAGCGCTCAACTCGTCTATCCATCATCTGCCGTGCGAGCGCCTGCATATCTTCAACTCGATCAATCTCGTCAACGATCTCAAGCCCTAATAAAGTCTCGAACACATCTTCTAAAGTAACGAGTCCTTTGACCTCACCATACTCACCGACGGTGATAGCGATATGAATGCGGTTTTTTAGCATTAGCTCTAGTAGATCAAACAGCTTCATCTTCGAGAATACAAAGCTAATTTCCCGCTCAAACTGGGTCAAGGGCTTATGCATCGCATGGTTTACTTTGGCGAGTAGCATGTCCGTCTTGAGCACAAATCCTGTAATGTTATCCAAATCGCCATCATAAATAGGTAGCCGCGAAAAGGTTAGTTTAGGTCGATCAACCATCACCTCAGCGACTGTCTTAGTCTGCTCAAACGCCAGCATTACCGAGCGCGGCGTCATAATATCTTCGACTTTTATCGCACCAAAAGCTAATAAATTACGAATAATACGCGCCTCAAGCGGATCAATTTGACCCGCCTCTTCACCAATATTCGTTAACGCTGCAAACTCACGGCGACTAAACACATTAGTATCTTTACCACCGACCAGCAGCTTAGTTAAGCGCTCAGACAGCCAAATAAGCGGATATAAGACAATAATAATCCCGCGCACAAAGTATGCGACAGGTCCACTTAACTGACGCCAGTAGACTGTGCCTAAAGTTTTGGGGATAATTTCAGAAAAGGTAAGAATCGCTAAGGTCATTAACGCTGAAAACAGCCCGAACCAAGCACTACCGAAAACGATAGTCGCTTGCGCACCAGCGCCAATAGAGCCTAAAGTATTGGCGATAGTATTAAGCGTTAAGATAGCGGCCAAAGACTGATCGACGCTGTCTTGTTTTAGGCGCTTAAGCATTTTTGCTTTTTTGGGATTACTCTCTTGCACATCAGCAATATACGATGGCGTCATACTCAGCAATACAGACTCTGCCATGGAACAGACAAAAGATAGACCAATAGCCATACTGACAAAACCAATGAGCAATAATACATTGGCAGTGGTCGGTTCAGTTAAAGTCTCAGCAGCAAAAGCAGGATAAGGTAGTATCAAGAATATCAATAGTAAAGCATAAGACATAAGCCTTGCAGATTTACTATGAAAATAATCGGATAAATAAAGATGGCAGGCAAACCTCATCGGCGGAGGTTCTGCAGGCGCTTCTTGTTCAGAGGCGCACGAATGAGATAAGCAAGGTGTAAACATAGGATTGGGGAGCAAGGGTAAGTAACCTAAAGATTATGAGAAGAATAAAAGGTAATTTAGAAAAAACATCAAACACAAAATATTAAATACGGGGTATCAAACATAAGGTTTTTAATGATTCGATAGTAGCATTGATAAAGCTGTTTAACAATAATTTGTATGGGCAACTACTGTTTATTTTCGTAGATTTTTGCCATTATACTTTAGTTTTTAAATCGCCATATTAAATCATTCATGACAGCGATAGCGCTTATCGAACTTGCAAGATATCTGCCTAGCTCAAAAACAACAGCGCCAATCGCAAAAATATACCTATGCGCTAGTATTAACTAATGCTAAGCCTAAGAAATTTTGTTACTATGCGTCTAATTTTATTATTATCTACGACTTACTGAGAGAATTTATGAGCTTTTTTATCCAATCTGCCCATGCCGCTGAGGCTGCTGGCGGCGGCGCTTCGTTATTTGGTCAAATCTTACTACCTGTAGCTTTTTTTGCTATTTTTTACTTTTTAGTCATTCGTCCACAGTCTAAACGCACCAAAGAGCATCGTGCTATGGTCAGCGCTTTGACTGTAGGTAGCGAAATTATCTTTGCGGGTGGTCTTATGGGCCGCATCAAATCTTTAGAAGGCGACTACGCCATTGTAAGCCTGAATAATAATACTGATGTCAAAGTACAACGTGCATCAGTGATTTCAGTACTGCCTAAAGGTACTATTGAAAGCGTTTAGATTGTCAAGACAATCTAGCGTATCAATATAAAAATTTATAAAATGACCGTTAAAGATTTACGGTCATTTTCTGCTTACTTGTGGCCTGCATCGCCAGTATTTTATTAACATAAAGAAGTGATTATGCAATATCCCGCTTGGAAATACTTCGTTATCGTCATCGTGCTCATAGTAGCTGGTCTCTATGCAGCGCCCAACCTCTATCCTGATGAGCCCGCTGTACAGATCACTAGTGCTGCGGCTGGCACTCAGCTGTCTGAGGGGGTGTTGACTCAGTCGCAAAGCCTGCTCGATGATGCTGGCGTGAGTTATATAGACGGTAGTTTTGAGGGCAATAGCGCTCTGCTACGTCTAAATAATTCAGTTACTCAGCTCAAAGCTCGAGAGGTGCTGATACAGAACTTAGGCGATGATTACGTAGTCGCGCTCAATTCAGCGCAAACGACTCCGCAGTGGCTACGTGATATCGGTGCCAAACCGATGAAACTAGGACTTGATTTGCGCGGTGGCGTACGTTTTGTCTTAGAAGTAGATATGGATGAGGCCATAGAGCAGCGTTTGAATAATGCAAGCCGTGAAGCGCGTAGTAGTTTGCGTGCTGAGCGTGTCGCTGTCAAAGGGATTAAGACTGAAGGGCAAACTATCGCTCTGCATTTCGCTGATACGGATACCCGTAATCGCGCGCAAAATATTTTGCAAGGCGCTATGGGTAATGATTTTAGCTTACAGTCATCAATCGATGAGCAAGGCCCTGCCCTTATCATGGCATATAACGATGCCAAATTAGATGAGATCAATAGCTACGCGGTCAATCAAAACTTAAATACTTTGCGCAATCGTATTAGTGAGCTTGGGGTTGCTGAGGCGCTCGTACAGTCACAAGGTGCTAGCCGTATCGTTGTTGAGCTACCAGGGATTCAAGATCCTGCTGAAGCCAAGCGGGTATTGGGCCGTACTGCCAATCTCGAGTTTAGAATGGTTGCCAAGGATGCTGAGAACTTTACAGGGGGTATTCCGCCTGCAGGTACTGAGGCGTTCCCCTTTGAGACTCTTGATGGGCCGCCCGTGCTGCTTGAGCGCCAAGCTATTGTTACCGGTGAGAAAGTCACTGATGCGCAGACCAATGTTGATCCAGAAAGTGGTCAGCCTGAGGTTAGCATTACTTTAGATAGTGCCGGTGGTAAGCTGATGCAAAACGCGACTCGTACGCGTGTTGGCGATCAGATGGCGGTATTGTTTATTGAAAATAAGCAAAAAATTACTTATGAAGAAGATCCAACTACAGGTGAAATCACGGAGATACGTACGCCGTATTCTGAGACTAAAGTCATTAACCGCGCTAATATTCAGGCGGTATTAGGCTCTTCCTTCCGTATTACAGGTCTAGATAGTAGTGCCGAAGCTGCTGAGCTTGCCCTGCTCCTACGCTCAGGCGCACTCGCTGCTCCGATGTATTTTGTTGAAGAGCGCACCATTGGCCCATCACTTGGACAAGAGAATATCGATAAAGGCTTATTCTCAACTCAAGTAGGTTACCTGTTAGTCTTTGCCTTTATGATTATTTTTTATCGGGTGTTTGGCGTCATTGCCAATATCGCCTTGGCAGTCAACGTTATTATCATAATCTCCATTATGTCTATCTTAGGCTCATCACTCACCTTACCTGGTATCGCAGGTATTGTACTGACTATCGGTATGGCGGTCGATGCTAACGTGCTGATCTTTGAGCGCATACGTGAAGAGCTGGCAAATGGTATCAAACCAAAGAATGCGATCAGCGCAGGGTTTGATCGCGCCTTTAGTAGTATCTTTGATGCCAACATCACCACTTTGCTAGTCGCCTTTATTCTATTTGCCATTGGTACGGGACCGATCAAAGGCTTCGCAATTACATTAGCTATTGGTATTGTCAGCTCGCTATTTACCGCTATTTTGGTCACTCGAGCGCTAGTACAAATTGCTTATGGTAAGCGCAAATCAATCAAACGTCTGAGCATCGGTTAGGAGAATATTATGGCGATCGAACAAAAAGGCCCTACCAATAAGGACAACACACCGACTTCTAATAGCTCAGGTGGTGGTTCCAATAGTGGCAATGAGGCGGCACAAGAAAAAGCACGCCGCCGCCGTAATAAGCCACGCCGCGATGGCAAAGGCAGTAACACTCAGACTAATAAGTCTAGTGTCAAGGCTGACACTACTAAAAGCAAAAAGCGCGGTGAAAAAACATCCCATAGCTTAGCAGTACAGCCACCGGC
Proteins encoded in this window:
- a CDS encoding LysM peptidoglycan-binding domain-containing protein, producing the protein MSTVSSKSRSFVALPLTLVISTLLISACSNTSTVRQGTISKQAPVVTKRPVGQPPVVTQPTANTGTDYSTAYLDADSLDELADLLEASDMTMVEGNKLAIQQYGDLWSRLRAGYRMNGGQATYNQRIEGQKGWFTSRQDYLNRLTARASRYLYHTVREAERRNIPTELALLPVIESSYDPSGTSSAAAAGLWQFIPSTGRIYGLNQSSTYDGRRDVIESTRAAYDFLTALHNQFGSWELALAAYNAGPGRVQKAIDANAAQGLPTDYWSLRLPTETMNYVPRFLAVAEIVADPQQFGVYLPAIANRQHFRSVPANYGVSLAEVSQVTGVSYDELERLNTALTSSRVDSSGPQRVIIPNDVDLNVDAKLSSLRGNGSSNVIASTTPGSASNNTPSYNNQPYTSSSLPSTGGGLAEYASSASVPQQTTSYISPTQAPTSSSVYSSNASVSSEPPITSSETNKINAELKSSNSLPTTSAQITRNNTITQEPPLSAAERDFIAQQIQRQTPEQRDIVSAVDGNIKLSAIQTQQSILEASGKEKKITFSNKATDKPKPQGERSTYTVKRGDTLSNIATRAGVSWRDIAEWNQIDANANLLSGSTLYLYNAKTIEPISSTSATTASQPESYVVQGGDTLIGTANRFGLSVTQLASYNNISSRADLLRGQKLWLIPGKVKAPVSTPAAAPSKPNIATKNYKVRSGDGLIALAKQFGISTQALAGLNGIGARDSLYVGQTLKVPANADTSVTSSNSSSSSSSSASSVATSSYKVKSGETLIGIANSIGVSAEQVAAVNSSFDANARLQRGQTIKVPASKAQVDIKLNDKPVSYKIQSGDTLIGVANRYKIGVSDLAAANNLSTNSNLILGRSLTIPANGSGGSSSSSSTSSNTSSNKTSTSSSSNGKKLGNTENYKVQSGDGLIALAARFGVSVQDLAATNDIAANAQLQRGQTLKVPKVTVSYTVGSGDSLIGLARKYGVSTKELADMNSIAADTMLQRGQKLTVPNR
- a CDS encoding CNNM domain-containing protein, which gives rise to MTPSYIADVQESNPKKAKMLKRLKQDSVDQSLAAILTLNTIANTLGSIGAGAQATIVFGSAWFGLFSALMTLAILTFSEIIPKTLGTVYWRQLSGPVAYFVRGIIIVLYPLIWLSERLTKLLVGGKDTNVFSRREFAALTNIGEEAGQIDPLEARIIRNLLAFGAIKVEDIMTPRSVMLAFEQTKTVAEVMVDRPKLTFSRLPIYDGDLDNITGFVLKTDMLLAKVNHAMHKPLTQFEREISFVFSKMKLFDLLELMLKNRIHIAITVGEYGEVKGLVTLEDVFETLLGLEIVDEIDRVEDMQALARQMMDRRVERLGMKLSDDEEHEKQNNEARM
- the yajC gene encoding preprotein translocase subunit YajC gives rise to the protein MSFFIQSAHAAEAAGGGASLFGQILLPVAFFAIFYFLVIRPQSKRTKEHRAMVSALTVGSEIIFAGGLMGRIKSLEGDYAIVSLNNNTDVKVQRASVISVLPKGTIESV
- the secD gene encoding protein translocase subunit SecD, whose product is MQYPAWKYFVIVIVLIVAGLYAAPNLYPDEPAVQITSAAAGTQLSEGVLTQSQSLLDDAGVSYIDGSFEGNSALLRLNNSVTQLKAREVLIQNLGDDYVVALNSAQTTPQWLRDIGAKPMKLGLDLRGGVRFVLEVDMDEAIEQRLNNASREARSSLRAERVAVKGIKTEGQTIALHFADTDTRNRAQNILQGAMGNDFSLQSSIDEQGPALIMAYNDAKLDEINSYAVNQNLNTLRNRISELGVAEALVQSQGASRIVVELPGIQDPAEAKRVLGRTANLEFRMVAKDAENFTGGIPPAGTEAFPFETLDGPPVLLERQAIVTGEKVTDAQTNVDPESGQPEVSITLDSAGGKLMQNATRTRVGDQMAVLFIENKQKITYEEDPTTGEITEIRTPYSETKVINRANIQAVLGSSFRITGLDSSAEAAELALLLRSGALAAPMYFVEERTIGPSLGQENIDKGLFSTQVGYLLVFAFMIIFYRVFGVIANIALAVNVIIIISIMSILGSSLTLPGIAGIVLTIGMAVDANVLIFERIREELANGIKPKNAISAGFDRAFSSIFDANITTLLVAFILFAIGTGPIKGFAITLAIGIVSSLFTAILVTRALVQIAYGKRKSIKRLSIG